From Williamwhitmania sp., a single genomic window includes:
- a CDS encoding T9SS type A sorting domain-containing protein, with translation MKPTLFLLLILSPLFSFGQDWAPVGAKWVYDHDSGLSQYLTTIESVKDTTVMGKVCRQLVNREIDELMRQDGSYYWDTSLVSTDYIYQSNDTVYHFNQFESTFYPLYLLNVATNDTVLIRRSKAQCDENEYFCSRFEYVVDDISTMSLQGQTLKVIYNSATDSAEWVFNRSFVGESYPIVERIGSLKYLFGVSRNFAMEGGIKCLRCYTDANISYKADYWDKDCDYLPPLNGPSTIGEIKADQLLVSPNPFSLVIRFGGGVAVTYQLYNSLGKLLLKGNGTEINTSSLHKGVYLLRIARDGGATKTVRVVKE, from the coding sequence ATGAAACCAACTCTATTCCTTCTTCTAATTTTATCCCCGCTATTCTCCTTTGGACAGGATTGGGCCCCGGTTGGAGCCAAGTGGGTTTACGATCACGATTCTGGTCTGAGTCAATACCTCACAACCATTGAGTCGGTTAAGGATACCACCGTTATGGGCAAGGTGTGCAGGCAGCTGGTTAATCGCGAAATAGACGAGCTGATGCGGCAGGATGGTTCCTACTACTGGGATACCTCCTTGGTTTCCACGGACTATATCTACCAATCGAACGATACGGTGTACCATTTCAACCAATTTGAGAGCACATTTTATCCGCTTTACCTCCTCAATGTGGCCACCAACGATACCGTGCTGATTAGAAGAAGCAAGGCCCAGTGCGACGAGAATGAGTATTTCTGCTCCCGCTTTGAGTACGTGGTTGATGATATTTCTACCATGTCACTGCAGGGGCAAACCTTAAAGGTAATCTACAACTCCGCCACCGATTCCGCCGAGTGGGTATTTAACCGCTCCTTCGTTGGCGAAAGCTATCCAATTGTGGAGCGCATCGGTTCGCTAAAATACCTCTTTGGCGTAAGTAGAAATTTTGCAATGGAGGGTGGTATTAAGTGCCTACGCTGCTACACCGATGCCAACATCTCCTACAAAGCCGACTATTGGGACAAGGATTGTGACTATCTACCACCGCTGAATGGACCCTCAACCATTGGTGAAATCAAAGCCGATCAATTGTTGGTGAGTCCCAATCCATTCAGCTTGGTTATTCGGTTTGGAGGTGGTGTGGCTGTTACCTACCAACTCTACAATTCGTTGGGCAAGCTGCTGCTTAAGGGCAACGGCACGGAGATAAATACCTCTTCACTGCATAAGGGTGTCTATCTACTTCGGATAGCTCGAGATGGTGGAGCAACAAAAACAGTGAGGGTGGTGAAGGAGTAG
- a CDS encoding type II toxin-antitoxin system PemK/MazF family toxin has product MNHFMRQGEIWLINLDPTVGAEIKKTRPAIVVNDNSLGKLPLKIIVPLTDWKQRYEIAPWMVKVSPDQENNLAKESAVDCFQIRSVSEARFIKRVGRVNADNFDSIKEALSKVLTIETF; this is encoded by the coding sequence ATGAATCATTTTATGAGGCAAGGTGAGATTTGGCTAATTAATCTTGACCCAACGGTCGGTGCTGAAATTAAGAAAACACGGCCTGCTATTGTGGTAAATGACAACTCCTTGGGTAAACTGCCTCTTAAAATAATTGTTCCTTTAACAGACTGGAAACAGCGCTATGAAATTGCGCCATGGATGGTAAAAGTTTCACCCGACCAAGAAAATAACCTTGCCAAGGAATCCGCTGTCGACTGTTTTCAAATTCGTTCCGTATCCGAAGCTAGATTTATAAAAAGAGTGGGTAGGGTTAATGCAGATAATTTTGACAGTATAAAGGAGGCCCTCTCCAAGGTATTGACGATCGAAACGTTTTAG
- a CDS encoding aminopeptidase P family protein, with product METAQKLKQLRKEMQKKGISAAIIPSGDTHLSEYVAEHWRTRAWLSGFTGSAGTVVITENKAGLWTDSRYFLQAERELEGSGIELFKMGIAGTPAIEEWLLNTLPKKAEIGVDARLFSVNQLESMKQKLLSKKLSLKHIADLGTKGWDNRPRLPKDPIYLHDEEVAGKSISEKIADLQKEMEAAGATVTILSALDEIAWLFNLRGSDVAFNPVFYAYAVIYLDRVLLFVEGSKLPPVVTRKLKVAEIHIFEYEELSHVVKNFSKKERVLIDPARTSHATAGMIPEDCKIIRQLSPVTMAKACKTEAELAGIRDAMVNDGLALVEALHWIETTAASNTLTELSVGEKFRDCRAKQPGFMGESFESIVGYGEHGAIVHYSATPETSSKIKPKGFLLIDSGGQYRNGTTDITRTIHLSKPNEEEMVDYTLVLRGMIGLAMAVFPRNTRGSNLDMLARQPLLYHHLNYGHGTGHGVGFFLNVHEGPQSIRLEENSVTIQPGMVCSDEPGVYRAGKHGIRIENLIACVPSETNDFGSFLKWETVTLCPIDLKPVKKEMLSKAELDWLNAYHQKVYDALSPRLVPELKEWLAEKTKAI from the coding sequence ATGGAAACAGCACAAAAGCTTAAGCAACTCCGCAAAGAGATGCAAAAAAAGGGCATCTCAGCAGCTATAATTCCTTCGGGTGACACGCATCTGAGTGAATATGTTGCTGAGCACTGGAGAACACGTGCATGGCTGTCGGGCTTCACTGGCTCGGCAGGAACGGTGGTAATAACCGAGAATAAAGCAGGATTGTGGACCGACTCGCGCTACTTTCTACAGGCAGAGCGGGAGTTGGAGGGTTCTGGAATTGAGCTATTCAAAATGGGCATTGCCGGGACGCCAGCCATTGAAGAGTGGCTACTAAACACGCTACCCAAGAAGGCCGAAATTGGCGTTGACGCCCGCCTATTCTCCGTAAACCAGCTGGAGAGCATGAAACAAAAACTCCTCTCAAAGAAACTTTCATTAAAACATATTGCTGACCTAGGCACAAAAGGCTGGGACAACCGTCCACGGCTACCCAAAGATCCAATTTACCTTCATGATGAAGAGGTTGCCGGAAAATCAATTTCTGAGAAGATTGCTGATCTGCAGAAGGAGATGGAAGCCGCTGGTGCCACAGTCACCATTCTGTCGGCACTCGACGAAATTGCTTGGCTATTTAACCTACGAGGATCGGATGTGGCATTCAATCCGGTTTTCTATGCCTACGCTGTTATTTACCTCGACCGCGTCCTGCTATTTGTGGAAGGGAGCAAGCTTCCGCCAGTGGTAACACGCAAGCTGAAGGTTGCCGAAATTCATATCTTCGAATATGAAGAGCTAAGCCATGTGGTGAAGAACTTCTCAAAAAAAGAGCGCGTGCTTATCGACCCTGCTCGCACCAGCCATGCCACGGCAGGTATGATACCGGAGGATTGCAAAATCATTAGGCAACTTTCGCCGGTAACCATGGCCAAGGCATGCAAAACGGAGGCTGAGCTGGCCGGTATTCGCGACGCCATGGTAAACGATGGCTTGGCGCTGGTGGAGGCACTCCATTGGATTGAAACCACTGCAGCCAGCAACACGCTCACCGAGCTGTCTGTTGGAGAAAAATTCAGGGATTGCAGAGCCAAACAACCCGGATTTATGGGTGAAAGTTTTGAATCCATTGTGGGTTACGGTGAGCATGGTGCCATTGTACACTACTCTGCAACACCAGAAACCAGCTCAAAGATAAAGCCCAAAGGATTTCTGCTTATCGATAGCGGCGGCCAATACCGCAACGGCACCACCGATATCACCCGCACCATTCACCTGTCGAAGCCCAATGAGGAGGAGATGGTTGACTACACCTTAGTGCTACGTGGCATGATTGGTTTGGCAATGGCCGTTTTTCCGCGCAATACTCGAGGCTCCAACCTCGATATGCTGGCACGCCAACCGCTCCTCTACCACCACCTCAACTATGGTCATGGCACCGGACACGGCGTTGGCTTCTTCCTCAACGTTCACGAAGGACCGCAAAGCATCAGGCTGGAGGAGAATTCGGTAACTATTCAGCCGGGCATGGTTTGCAGCGATGAGCCGGGGGTATACCGCGCTGGCAAACACGGTATCCGCATTGAAAACCTCATTGCCTGTGTTCCATCCGAAACCAACGATTTTGGCAGCTTTCTGAAGTGGGAAACGGTTACCCTTTGCCCCATTGACCTTAAACCGGTAAAGAAGGAGATGCTCTCCAAGGCTGAACTGGACTGGCTCAACGCCTATCACCAAAAGGTTTACGATGCGCTATCGCCAAGGCTGGTTCCCGAGCTAAAGGAGTGGCTGGCCGAAAAGACGAAGGCGATATAA
- the ccsA gene encoding cytochrome c biogenesis protein CcsA yields the protein MRKSLELFGSYITMGVIMIVLAFAVGFATVVEKKFGVEASWGLVYGAWWFNFLWLLLSLNLMVALFTRSRFSRARVGVFLFHLAFLVIIVGAAITRFTGTAGVLHLREGIPMQSYVSEEPYLQVADSAGNILFEQQLSFGKYSNNRFKQQLRTSYGPFSLRLVRVIPHAAPMLVHDANGKIVVKLVIATQSGRYSRCIAAGEVVQLDGITVGFGSTMPTSVVLAPSDSGITIQSLGGLAMGGLEQPSMAISASSQPLLVKPGKLYSGKGWQLVVVEADSLSRVEYTSQHGSSDMALTIMAEQNGHVSTVNLLKSTDGESWSTVAVGLHQYRLRYGSKVEKLPFKMVLNKFMLDRYPGSQSPSSYTSLVTVIDSSANQKTDYTITMSRVLDLQGYRFFQSSYDEDGHGSVLRVSDDFWGMTTTYMGYGLFMVGVLLTLVTRRSKLYALLSKRTATLLFVLLVAVPISISAQPLPTPPVEQARAFGRLLTLSHDGRIHPLNTLGSEVVRKLTGGDTFRGMTSDQLLLSMSAFPDYWQSALLIRVENPQVRANLGMHGEMASFLNFFDSSSGGYLLKNPVAAINRKPPAERTKTDCGLLKVDERVSICYMIFTGSLLKIFPNSSGNEWRSIATVMANGGDTTMPGRLLANYFTQLRAATANNKFAGADSALTRFAQYQKETALISFDGSAELELLYNRLDLFNRIVPFYGLAGLALLVLLFFRKRWAEIAGKFFVWMVLITFVVHTVGMVLRWIVAGHAPMSNGYESMLMISWVAVGGGLLAVRRLPAALGVAALLATATLFVAHLSWMDPEITNLVPVLKSKWLTLHVSFVMAGYAFFGIGALLGILSMLIIAIPRLYKKVAGADFDNIQKLMESAMVVGLYLFTVGTLLGAIWANESWGRYWGWDPKESWALVTIFIYVIITHLNNIPNFKNSLALSFSSIVGFMAVMMTYFGVNYLLTGLHSYAAGETMGIPLVIYAGIGAVIVLWLVALLMAPKTINRKN from the coding sequence ATGCGCAAATCCCTAGAACTTTTTGGCTCCTATATCACCATGGGAGTGATAATGATTGTGCTGGCTTTTGCTGTGGGCTTTGCCACTGTTGTTGAGAAGAAATTTGGAGTGGAAGCTTCGTGGGGGCTGGTTTATGGTGCATGGTGGTTCAATTTCCTTTGGCTACTGCTATCGCTCAATTTAATGGTAGCGCTATTCACAAGGTCACGCTTTTCGAGGGCAAGGGTGGGCGTTTTTCTGTTTCACCTCGCTTTTCTTGTGATAATTGTTGGTGCTGCCATTACGCGGTTCACCGGAACGGCTGGTGTGCTTCACCTCCGGGAGGGTATCCCTATGCAGAGCTACGTAAGCGAGGAACCCTACCTACAGGTCGCCGATTCGGCAGGAAATATTCTTTTTGAGCAGCAGCTCAGCTTTGGTAAATATTCCAATAATCGGTTCAAACAGCAGTTGAGAACATCTTACGGACCATTCTCGCTACGACTTGTCCGCGTTATTCCTCATGCTGCTCCAATGCTCGTTCATGATGCCAATGGTAAAATCGTTGTAAAGTTGGTTATTGCTACGCAGAGCGGAAGATATAGCCGTTGCATTGCTGCTGGTGAGGTGGTACAGCTGGATGGTATCACCGTAGGTTTTGGTTCCACAATGCCAACATCGGTGGTCCTAGCTCCATCAGACTCTGGAATTACCATTCAATCGTTGGGTGGGCTTGCTATGGGTGGATTGGAGCAGCCATCGATGGCGATTTCGGCTTCGTCTCAGCCGTTGCTGGTAAAGCCGGGTAAGCTATACTCGGGTAAAGGTTGGCAGCTGGTTGTAGTGGAGGCTGATAGCCTTTCGCGCGTTGAGTACACTTCGCAGCATGGCAGTAGCGATATGGCGCTTACTATTATGGCAGAGCAAAATGGTCATGTATCCACCGTCAACTTGCTGAAGTCTACCGATGGTGAGAGTTGGAGCACTGTAGCTGTTGGGTTACATCAATACCGTTTGCGCTACGGCAGTAAGGTGGAAAAACTTCCGTTTAAGATGGTGCTTAACAAGTTCATGCTCGACCGATATCCTGGGTCTCAATCTCCATCGTCTTACACCAGCTTGGTTACGGTGATTGATTCCAGCGCTAATCAAAAGACAGACTATACAATCACCATGAGTCGGGTGCTGGACCTACAAGGCTATCGTTTCTTTCAATCCTCTTACGATGAGGACGGGCATGGTTCGGTGCTAAGGGTTTCCGACGATTTTTGGGGAATGACCACAACCTATATGGGGTATGGGCTTTTCATGGTTGGTGTGCTGCTGACTCTAGTTACGAGGAGAAGCAAGCTTTACGCTCTTCTTAGCAAGCGTACTGCTACGCTGTTGTTTGTGCTGCTGGTGGCTGTCCCAATCTCCATCTCCGCGCAGCCACTTCCCACTCCTCCCGTGGAGCAGGCTCGTGCCTTTGGTCGGCTGTTGACCCTTTCGCACGATGGGCGCATTCATCCCCTAAACACCTTGGGCAGCGAGGTGGTTAGAAAGCTAACCGGTGGGGATACCTTTCGTGGAATGACCTCCGACCAGCTGCTGCTTAGCATGAGCGCCTTCCCCGATTATTGGCAGAGTGCCCTGCTTATTAGGGTAGAAAACCCTCAGGTGAGAGCCAATCTTGGCATGCATGGTGAAATGGCTTCATTCCTGAACTTTTTCGACTCTTCAAGTGGCGGTTACCTTCTCAAAAATCCAGTAGCCGCGATTAACCGTAAGCCTCCAGCAGAGCGCACTAAGACTGACTGTGGTTTGCTTAAGGTGGATGAGCGGGTTAGCATTTGCTACATGATTTTCACCGGTAGTCTATTGAAAATATTCCCAAATAGCTCTGGAAATGAATGGCGTTCAATAGCCACTGTAATGGCAAACGGAGGAGATACCACCATGCCAGGACGTCTGTTGGCCAATTACTTTACGCAGCTACGAGCTGCCACTGCTAACAACAAATTTGCCGGAGCCGATAGCGCGTTGACTCGCTTTGCCCAGTATCAGAAAGAAACTGCACTTATTTCTTTTGATGGATCAGCCGAATTGGAACTGCTTTACAATCGTCTTGACCTGTTCAATCGCATAGTTCCATTTTATGGGTTGGCTGGATTGGCCCTTTTGGTACTTCTTTTCTTCAGAAAGAGGTGGGCTGAGATTGCCGGAAAGTTCTTTGTATGGATGGTGCTCATTACATTTGTGGTTCACACGGTTGGTATGGTGCTGCGGTGGATTGTTGCGGGGCATGCACCCATGAGCAACGGGTATGAATCAATGCTAATGATTTCTTGGGTTGCCGTGGGTGGAGGCCTCCTAGCTGTTCGTCGACTTCCAGCAGCGCTTGGCGTAGCTGCATTACTTGCCACGGCTACGCTCTTTGTGGCGCATCTTAGCTGGATGGATCCCGAAATTACCAATCTGGTTCCGGTGCTAAAGTCGAAGTGGCTTACCTTGCATGTATCCTTTGTGATGGCTGGTTACGCCTTTTTTGGCATTGGAGCATTGTTAGGTATTCTTTCTATGCTAATAATTGCCATACCGCGCCTATACAAAAAGGTGGCTGGCGCTGATTTTGATAATATCCAGAAACTAATGGAATCGGCCATGGTTGTGGGGTTGTACCTATTCACCGTGGGAACATTGCTTGGTGCCATATGGGCCAATGAGTCATGGGGCAGGTATTGGGGTTGGGATCCCAAGGAGTCGTGGGCGCTGGTTACAATTTTTATTTATGTGATTATCACCCATTTGAACAATATTCCCAACTTTAAAAATTCGTTGGCATTGAGCTTTTCATCCATTGTGGGGTTTATGGCAGTAATGATGACCTACTTTGGGGTAAATTACCTGCTAACTGGTTTGCACTCCTATGCTGCTGGAGAAACTATGGGTATTCCTTTAGTAATTTATGCTGGAATCGGTGCTGTTATTGTGCTTTGGTTGGTGGCATTGCTAATGGCGCCCAAAACTATTAACCGTAAAAATTAG